Proteins from one Mytilus galloprovincialis chromosome 11, xbMytGall1.hap1.1, whole genome shotgun sequence genomic window:
- the LOC143051550 gene encoding uncharacterized protein LOC143051550 isoform X1: MRASLCLVLVGLMLLSILVNITNSERICFSCSGITQDEKCQHAISCDKDEICFVQKYYTHGIETKYDVGCTFQEMCQMDVAGHIIGKRNDHAHILCQKCCNDANVCNHDLSCQNTKLVVAQKCLSCDNVDNPKSCNSSMTCAKDEVCFLHKYMTETQQVKYDLGCKHSMLCFHGLNIFGRRSSAGRHLTCDKCCGGTNHCNVDLQCGHQEQGTTLEATTVGQTTTVDPRFSECKGPITKNTGEFYLMRNNGFLSFMSTFKLHLSSSKVKWLVIYNPDIGLCHNISIFNTSQVIDIPSEFKVTRNEIEKKGVHILTSSKTDLYALYKDSITNEGFFVLPKEKLSTSYVIPSFIPSGGGESFIGIVATSVDTDVNITLKLLDKTETVSYNNTKYGDGETISIHLAERGTLELSSNTELTGTIVQSNKDIGVQSGVDGAKVPVNSGLMNLLLEMLPPVKELGTTFFIPPLFDSKRFILRLIATHPNTSITLLGKQLKQATKVVGKIGGYIDINSNASIKVESDKPVMAVYYQQGDFKPVVPFMVIIEPEEKLEGVQEFTIPNDGLRHHILITTKSNEYPFLHIDGKGIIYKNPHTYDTESLNSSYVVSRVDIGPGHHTIGSLYPMVIKVKPGIIIFADSDNDIAYGYPV; encoded by the exons ATGAGAGCGT catTATGTTTGGTGTTGGTTGGTTTGATGCTTTTGTCGATTCTAGTTAACATAACAA ACAGCGAAAGAATATGTTTTTCATGCAGCGGTATAACACAGGATGAAAAATGTCAACATGCTATCAGTTGTGATAAGGATGAG atttgttttgttCAGAAATATTACACACATGGAATCGAAACTAAATACGATGTTGGTTGTACATTTCAGGAG atgtgcCAAATGGATGTAGCAGGACATATAATAGGGAAGAGAAATGACCACGCCCATATTCTATGCCAGAAATGTTGCAATGATGCTAATGTATGCAACCATGATCTTTCATGTCAAAATACAAAATTAG tcgTTGCACAGAAATGTCTATCTTGTGATAATGTGGACAATCCGAAATCCTGTAATAGTTCAATGACATGCGCAAAAGACGAG GTGTGTTTTCTCCACAAATATATGACTGAGACACAGCAAGTGAAGTATGATCTAGGGTGTAAACACTCAATG TTGTGTTTTCATGGATTGAATATATTTGGGCGCCGATCATCTGCTGGCAGACATTTAACATGCGACAAATGTTGTGGAGGAACAAACCATTGTAATGTTGACCTGCAATGTGGACACCAAGAGC AGGGAACCACATTAGAAGCGACAACAGTTGGGCAGACGACAACAGTAGATCCTAGATTTTCAGAATGCAAAGGTCCTATTACAAAAA ATACTGGAGAGTTTTACTTGATGCGTAACAATGGTTTCCTGAGTTTTATGTCAACTTTTAAACTACATTTATCATCGTCTAAAGTTAAATGGTTAGTTATATACAACCCTGATATCGGACTATGTCACAACATATCGATCTTTAATACTTCACAAGTAATCGATATTCCATCAGAATTCAAAGTCACCAGAAACGAAATTGAGAAGAAAGGAGTACACATACTTACGTCCAGCAAAACTGATTTGTATGCATTATATAAGGATTCGATTACCAATGAAGGattttttgttttaccaaaagAAAAGCTATCAACATCGTATGTTATTCCGTCATTCATTCCTTCAGGAGGTGGGGAATCGTTTATCGGAATTGTTGCAACATCCGTCGATACAGacgtaaatataacattaaaactacTCGATAAGACTGAAACAGTTAGTTATAACAATACAAAGTATGGAGATGGTGAGACAATTTCCATTCACTTAGCAGAAAGGGGAACCCTAGAACTTTCCAGTAATACTGAACTCACTGGTACGATAGTCCAATCAAACAAAGATATAGGAGTGCAGTCCGGGGTTGATGGCGCTAAAGTACCTGTGAATAGTGGTTTGATGAATCTGTTATTGGAAATGTTACCTCCAGTTAAAGAGCTAGGAACGACATTTTTCATTCCGCCTTTATTTGACAGCAAACGATTTATATTACGTTTAATCGCTACACATCCAAATACATCCATCACTCTCCTCGGCAAACAGTTGAAACAAGCCACCAAAGTAGTGGGCAAAATTGGGGGTTACATAGATATCAACAGCAACGCCTCTATAAAAGTAGAATCTGACAAACCAGTTATGGCAGTGTATTATCAGCAGGGTGATTTTAAACCGGTCGTACCTTTTATGGTTATAATTGAACCAGAAGAGAAGCTGGAAGGAGTTCAAGAGTTTACCATTCCAAATGATGGGTTGAGACACCATATCCTTATTACCACGAAGAGTAATGAATACCCCTTTCTACATATTGATGGGAAAGGTATTATCTATAAAAACCCACATACGTACGATACAGAAAGTTTAAATTCATCGTATGTTGTTTCAAGGGTGGATATCGGTCCTGGACATCATACCATTGGTTCGTTATACCCGATGGTAATAAAagtcaaacccggaattatcaTCTTTGCCGATTCCGACAACGACATTGCGTATGGCTACCCTGTGTAA